A single region of the Nomascus leucogenys isolate Asia unplaced genomic scaffold, Asia_NLE_v1 Super-Scaffold_258, whole genome shotgun sequence genome encodes:
- the NGFR gene encoding tumor necrosis factor receptor superfamily member 16, whose amino-acid sequence MGAGATGRAMDGPRLLLLLLLGVSLGGAKEACPTGLYTHSGECCKACNLGEGVAQPCGANQTVCEPCLDSVTFSDVVSATEPCKPCTECVGLQSMSAPCVEADDAVCRCAYGYYQDETTGRCEACRVCEAGSGLVFSCQDKQNTVCEECPDGTYSDEANHVDPCLPCTVCEDTERQLRECTRWADAECEEIPGRWITRSTPPEGSDSAAPSTQEPEAPPEQDLIASTVADVVTTVMGSSQPVVTRGTTDNLIPVYCSILAAVVVGLVAYIAFKRWNSCKQNKQGANSRPVNQTPPPEGEKLHSDSGISVDSQSLHDQQPHTQTASGQALKGDGGLYSSLPPAKREEVEKLLNGSAGDTWRHLAGELGYQPEHIDSFTHEACPVRALLASWATQDSATLDALLAALRRIQRADLVESLCSESTATSPV is encoded by the exons GTGTCCCTTGGAGGTGCCAAGGAGGCATGTCCCACAGGCCTGTACACACACAGCGGCGAGTGCTGCAAAGCCTGCAACTTGGGCGAGGGTGTGGCCCAGCCTTGTGGAGCCAACCAGACCGTGTGTGAGCCCTGCCTGGACA GCGTGACGTTCTCCGACGTGGTGAGCGCAACCGAGCCGTGCAAGCCGTGCACCGAGTGCGTGGGGCTTCAGAGCATGTCGGCGCCGTGCGTGGAGGCTGACGACGCCGTGTGCCGCTGCGCCTACGGCTACTACCAGGACGAGACGACTGGGCGCTGCGAGGCGTGCCGCGTGTGCGAGGCGGGCTCGGGCCTCGTGTTCTCGTGCCAGGACAAGCAGAACACCGTGTGCGAGGAGTGCCCCGACGGCACGTATTCCGACGAGGCCAACCACGTGGACCCGTGCCTGCCCTGCACCGTATGCGAGGACACCGAGCGCCAGCTCCGCGAGTGCACACGCTGGGCCGACGCCGAGTGCGAGG AGATCCCTGGCCGTTGGATTACACGGTCCACACCCCCAGAGGGCTCGGACAGCGCAGCCCCCAGcacccaggagcctgaggcaccTCCAGAACAAGACCTCATAGCCAGCACGGTGGCAGATGTGGTGACCACAGTGATGGGCAGCTCCCAGCCCGTGGTGACCCGAGGCACCACTGACAACCTCATCCCTGTCTATTGCTCCATCCTGGCTGCTGTGGTTGTGGGCCTTGTGGCCTACATAGCCTTCAAGAG GTGGAACAGCTGCAAGCAGAACAAGCAAGGAGCCAACAGCCGGCCAGTGAACCAGACGCCCCCACCAGAGGGAGAAAAACTCCATAGCGACAGTGGCATCTCCGTGGACAGCCAGAGCCTGCATGACCAGCAGCCCCACACGCAGACAGCCTCGGGCCAGG CCCTCAAGGGTGACGGAGGCCTCTACAGCAGCCTGCCCCCAGCCAAGCGGGAGGAGGTGGAGAAGCTTCTCAACGGCTCTGCGGGGGACACCTGGCGGCACCTGGCGGGCGAGCTGGGCTACCAGCCCGAGCACATAGACTCCTTTACCCATGAGGCCTGCCCCGTTCGCGCCCTGCTTGCAAGCTGGGCCACCCAGGACAGCGCCACACTGGACGCCCTCCTGGCCGCCCTGCGCCGCATCCAGCGAGCCGACCTCGTGGAGAGTCTGTGCAGTGAGTCCACTGCCACATCCCCGGTGTGA